A stretch of the Arachis stenosperma cultivar V10309 chromosome 6, arast.V10309.gnm1.PFL2, whole genome shotgun sequence genome encodes the following:
- the LOC130934928 gene encoding rust resistance kinase Lr10-like — protein sequence MEALFILLLLLNFNLINIGISHRDPVQCPVRLYCTKNETNILELPGVSSSVKLPVRHINFKSKTLEVYAAGICLSELFLKLNYSSFYPFRFIRKDFGYSAPGYDENYPLKPTNITFFHCPSNSEYTTLPCRIQAADDDDGIVSTNLVRCRKLSHQVLPMHAEFIRDFSFYLVWSETNFHSGCFVGCNMPKGTQYYESIILPVIGAALLFSTLAALYYIYCYYRNKGEDQQRVQTFLKDYDALNPTRFSYADIKRITKQFKDKLGEGAHGAVYKGKLSNQILVAVKILNNADGDGTEFINEVGTMAKIHHVNVVRLLGYCADGSHRALVYHFFPNGNLQTFIASSSDKESFLGWNKLHQIALGIAKGIEYLHQGCDQRILHFDINPYNVLIDESFTPKISDFGLAKLCSKNRSTVSMTAARGTLGYMAPEVFSRNFGNVSYKSDIYSYGMLLLEMVGGRKNTNASQETFQVLYPNWIHNLLEGDDTYIPIDDDGDFRIAKKLAIVGLWCIQWHPVHRPSMKSVVQMLEGEESKLKVPPNPFESAAATSSSAIIPARRLNLELEVIPETD from the exons ATGGAAGCATTATTCATCCTGCTTCTGCTTCTCAATTTCAATCTCATCAACATCGGAATTAGCCACCGTGACCCTGTTCAATGTCCCGTTCGTCTGTACTGTACAAAAAACGAAACCAATATTCTTGAGCTCCCTGGAGTTTCATCCTCGGTAAAACTCCCCGTCCGTCACATTAATTTCAAATCCAAAACACTAGAAGTGTATGCTGCCGGAATCTGTTTGTCGGAACTCTTTCTCAAACTCAATTATTCATCATTCTATCCTTTCCGATTCATTCGAAAAGATTTTGGTTACTCTGCCCCTGGTTATGATGAAAACTACCCACTTAAACCCACCAACATTACTTTCTTCCATTGTCCTTCAAATAGTGAGTACACCACGTTACCTTGCCGGATTCAAGCGGCCGACGATGACGACGGCATTGTCAGCACGAATCTTGTGCGCTGCAGAAAACTGTCCCATCAGGTTCTGCCAATGCACGCCGAATTTATAAGGGATTTTTCATTCTACTTGGTGTGGTCGGAAACGAATTTCCATAGTGGATGCTTCGTTGGTTGCAACATGCCCAAGGGGACACAATACTATGAATCCATTATTTTACCCGTTATAG GTGCAGCTCTCCTGTTCTCAACACTGGCTGCCTTGTATTATATATATTGCTATTATAGAAACAAAGGGGAAGATCAACAAAGAGTTCAAACTTTTTTGAAGGACTATGACGCATTAAACCCAACCAGATTCTCTTATGCTGATATCAAGAGAATTACTAAGCAGTTTAAGGACAAGTTAGGTGAAGGAGCTCATGGAGCTGTCTACAAAGGTAAATTGTCCAATCAAATTCTTGTTGCTGTCAAGATTCTCAATAATGCAGACGGAGATGGGACAGAGTTCATAAATGAAGTAGGAACTATGGCCAAAATTCACCATGTCAATGTGGTTCGCTTGCTTGGATATTGTGCTGATGGATCTCACCGCGCTTTAGTTTATCACTTCTTCCCCAATGGTAATCTCCAGACCTTCATTGCTTCGTCCAGCGACAAGGAAAGCTTTCTCGGATGGAACAAGTTGCATCAGATTGCTCTCGGCATAGCCAAAGGGATTGAATATCTTCACCAAGGCTGTGATCAAAGAATTCTGCATTTTGATATTAATCCTTACAATGTCCTGATAGATGAAAGTTTCACTCCAAAAATTTCAGACTTCGGCTTAGCTAAGTTATGCTCGAAAAATCGAAGTACAGTATCCATGACTGCAGCTAGGGGAACCTTAGGCTACATGGCGCCTGAAGTTTTCTCTAGAAATTTCGGCAATGTATCTTACAAATCAGATATCTACAGTTATGGGATGTTATTGCTTGAGATGGTTGGAGGAAGAAAAAATACAAATGCGAGTCAAGAAACATTCCAAGTTCTATATCCCAATTGGATACATAATTTGCTTGAAGGAGATGATACATATATTCCTATTGATGATGATGGAGATTTTAGAATTGCAAAGAAACTGGCAATAGTGGGACTATGGTGCATCCAGTGGCACCCGGTTCACCGTCCGTCCATGAAAAGTGTAGTTCAAATGCTTGAAGGAGAGGAAAGCAAGTTGAAAGTGCCTCCGAATCCTTTTGAATCTGCAGCTGCGACTAGTTCAAGTGCAATTATTCCAGCAAGACGTCTGAATTTGGAATTGGAAGTAATCCCAGAAACAGACTAG